One window from the genome of Dongia rigui encodes:
- a CDS encoding GlxA family transcriptional regulator, translating into MNDGPARQVDTIVVGIVLVPDFALASFSMIIEPLRIANRLSGHKLYDWTLLSDTGGAIGSSAGIELQTHPIAEMRDRTFDLSLVCAGFNAQRYRAASVLNWLRRHRRLGHNVGAVSTGTFVLARAGLLDGRRCTVHWDFRSALAEAYPDLDLVDELYVIDRGIFTSAGSIAALDLMLRLIADQQGAALAKAVSEQFVHSGLRAAAEHQRSDLAYRLGTAKPIIVEAVRRMEESLNRPVSPAVIARDLGISQRQLERQFQAQFGRTPVAYHRDLRLDQARRMLTQSTLSVTIIAIVCGFGSPSHFAQLYRQRFGKLPTKDRT; encoded by the coding sequence ATGAACGACGGTCCGGCGCGCCAGGTTGACACGATTGTGGTCGGCATCGTGTTGGTGCCGGATTTCGCCCTTGCCTCCTTTTCCATGATCATCGAGCCGCTGCGTATCGCCAACCGGCTGTCCGGGCACAAGCTTTACGACTGGACGCTGCTCTCGGATACCGGCGGCGCCATCGGCTCCAGCGCCGGCATCGAGCTGCAGACCCACCCCATTGCCGAGATGCGCGACCGCACCTTCGATCTGTCGCTGGTCTGCGCCGGCTTCAATGCCCAGCGTTATCGCGCGGCAAGCGTCCTCAACTGGCTGCGGCGGCACCGTCGCTTAGGGCACAATGTCGGTGCCGTCTCGACCGGCACCTTCGTGCTGGCCCGCGCCGGGTTGCTGGATGGCCGGCGCTGTACCGTGCATTGGGATTTCCGCTCGGCCCTGGCCGAAGCCTATCCCGATCTCGATCTGGTCGATGAACTCTACGTCATCGACCGCGGCATCTTCACATCGGCAGGCTCGATCGCAGCACTCGATCTGATGCTGCGCCTCATTGCCGACCAGCAGGGCGCGGCACTTGCCAAGGCCGTCAGCGAGCAATTCGTCCACAGCGGCTTGCGCGCTGCCGCCGAACACCAGCGCAGCGACCTCGCCTACCGCCTGGGCACGGCAAAGCCGATCATCGTCGAAGCCGTCAGGCGCATGGAGGAATCGCTCAATCGTCCCGTCTCGCCCGCCGTCATCGCGCGCGACCTTGGCATCTCGCAGCGCCAGCTCGAACGCCAGTTCCAGGCACAGTTCGGCCGCACACCGGTCGCCTATCACCGCGACCTGCGCCTCGACCAGGCGCGGCGCATGCTGACGCAGTCGACCTTGTCGGTGACCATCATCGCCATCGTCTGCGGCTTCGGCTCGCCCTCGCATTTCGCGCAACTCTATCGCCAGCGCTTCGGCAAGCTGCCGACCAAGGACCGTACGTAA
- a CDS encoding cold-shock protein: MTDQYQSSGGSELRGKIKWFNPEKGFGFVTPSDGSSDVFLHISALKDAGLQDAPEGSTITCEVGQGRKGIQVLRVINLDTSTAAPSRPANSGGARRPFGGGGGGGGGRRDFGGDRGGYGGDRGDRGGGYGRGRHHDD, from the coding sequence ATGACTGACCAATACCAGTCCTCCGGCGGTAGCGAGCTTAGGGGGAAGATTAAGTGGTTCAACCCGGAGAAGGGCTTCGGCTTCGTGACGCCGTCTGATGGCTCTTCTGATGTGTTCCTGCATATCTCCGCGCTGAAAGATGCCGGCCTGCAGGATGCGCCCGAAGGTTCGACAATCACCTGCGAGGTAGGCCAGGGCCGCAAGGGGATCCAGGTCCTCCGCGTCATCAATCTGGATACGTCGACCGCGGCGCCCTCGCGCCCAGCCAATAGCGGCGGCGCGCGCCGTCCGTTCGGTGGTGGCGGTGGCGGCGGCGGTGGCCGTCGCGATTTTGGCGGCGACCGTGGCGGTTATGGCGGCGATCGGGGTGACCGCGGCGGCGGTTATGGCCGTGGCCGTCATCACGACGACTGA
- a CDS encoding acyltransferase family protein: MVKHVPHFEVLRGIAAMWVLCGHALRITDIHASYLSRGDQAVEVFVILSGFVIALMRVNEAEPYGRYIFRRFMRLYPLFLVALVLGALTMHLYAPVFGSSPWLAQEQVAFLARMENAENGLFAHIALHLTMLHGVVPDTVLPQAALMFSGPLWSISLEWQFYLIAPFLIALISFNTPRGVVIAGLILLATIGLQWVTAQYWVAGVPSFLPLRLPLFVVGIASALLWHRARAAKPWVLAVVLGLATVAGWSFAPNKLPILIWFTTYFLAATHDRIGLSRVAGRVVAWPAARFLGRVSYGVYVLHVPVMMAVTYYLVIPLVGDQPAIVAALMILGLTLPIVLVLATLSFTYIERPAIAWARGRASHRANASAPQSVPEPSP, translated from the coding sequence ATGGTCAAGCATGTTCCGCACTTTGAAGTCCTGCGCGGTATCGCGGCAATGTGGGTGCTGTGTGGCCACGCGCTGCGCATCACCGACATCCACGCATCTTATCTGTCGCGCGGCGACCAGGCCGTCGAAGTCTTCGTCATCCTCTCGGGCTTCGTCATCGCGCTGATGCGCGTCAATGAAGCGGAGCCTTACGGCCGCTATATCTTCCGGCGCTTCATGCGGCTTTACCCGCTGTTCCTGGTGGCGCTCGTCCTCGGCGCATTGACCATGCATCTCTATGCGCCGGTCTTTGGATCGTCGCCCTGGCTGGCGCAGGAACAGGTGGCGTTCCTGGCGCGCATGGAGAATGCCGAGAACGGCCTGTTCGCGCATATCGCGCTCCATCTCACCATGCTGCACGGCGTGGTGCCCGACACGGTGCTGCCGCAGGCGGCGCTGATGTTCTCCGGCCCGCTCTGGAGCATTTCGCTGGAATGGCAGTTCTATTTGATCGCGCCGTTTCTGATAGCGCTCATTTCGTTCAATACGCCGCGCGGGGTGGTGATTGCTGGTCTCATCCTGCTGGCGACGATCGGGCTGCAATGGGTGACGGCGCAATATTGGGTGGCCGGCGTGCCGTCCTTCCTGCCGCTGCGCCTGCCGCTCTTTGTGGTGGGCATCGCCTCGGCGCTGTTGTGGCACCGGGCGCGCGCGGCCAAGCCATGGGTGCTGGCGGTTGTTCTGGGGCTGGCGACGGTGGCCGGCTGGTCGTTCGCGCCCAACAAGCTGCCGATCCTGATCTGGTTCACGACCTATTTCCTGGCGGCCACCCATGACCGGATCGGGTTGTCGCGGGTCGCCGGCCGGGTGGTGGCCTGGCCCGCCGCGCGCTTCCTCGGGCGCGTCTCCTACGGCGTCTATGTCCTGCACGTACCGGTGATGATGGCGGTGACCTATTATCTGGTCATTCCGCTGGTGGGGGACCAGCCGGCCATCGTTGCTGCGCTGATGATCTTGGGGCTCACGCTGCCGATCGTGCTGGTGCTGGCCACGCTCAGCTTCACCTATATCGAACGGCCGGCGATCGCTTGGGCGCGGGGCCGCGCGTCGCATCGCGCGAACGCGTCGGCACCACAATCGGTGCCGGAGCCATCGCCATGA
- a CDS encoding alkaline phosphatase D family protein yields the protein MAVSTPSRRQFLIASGATLAGIAVSSSGFANFAPYYAYHRSGNPLTGKTDPFTLGVASGSPTANGFILWTRLAPDPLSPDSAAPGGIALKDHPLGIALDVEIAADPAMRHVLRQGTALAEAAHGFSVHLPVDGLTSDRPYWYRFHLGPYTSAVGSARTLPRAGRPADRLTLGFTSCANFERGYFSGYRHLAAEQPDLVLMLGDYIYEQVEQNRPVLRRHSDNAVPTTLDGYRRRYAQYRLDPDLQNLHATAPTLVTWDDHEVENDYAGDWSENFAPPAAFARRRQAAYRAFYEHMPVRNRPHAAGLDIYDSVTVGDLARVSLLDGRQYRSRGACYAAPGQGGGHQVDSRTCPELMDPSRSMLGLRQEQWLGGNLATSPARWNIVAQNVIMAELDARDAAGTVTAWTDAWDGYPLARRRLLEQLTRARNPVVFSGDIHSFWNNDLMLDGRTVASEFVTSSITSDGPPQAHLQAMLDAHPHVHFAESRKRGYSLVEMTGGTLTSHFRTVSHVGDPQASLATLRSFVIEDGRVGAAAA from the coding sequence GTGGCAGTTTCGACGCCGAGCCGTCGCCAGTTTCTGATCGCTTCCGGGGCGACACTCGCCGGTATTGCCGTTTCCAGCAGCGGCTTTGCCAATTTTGCCCCCTATTACGCCTATCATCGCAGCGGCAATCCGCTCACTGGCAAGACCGATCCCTTCACGCTCGGTGTGGCAAGCGGCAGTCCGACCGCCAATGGCTTCATCCTGTGGACGCGCCTGGCGCCTGATCCGCTTTCGCCCGATTCCGCGGCACCCGGTGGCATCGCACTGAAGGACCACCCGTTGGGCATCGCGCTCGACGTCGAGATCGCTGCCGATCCCGCCATGCGCCATGTGCTGCGCCAAGGGACGGCACTTGCCGAAGCCGCGCACGGTTTTTCCGTTCATCTGCCGGTCGATGGTCTCACATCAGACCGGCCCTATTGGTACCGCTTCCATCTCGGCCCCTATACGAGTGCTGTCGGCAGCGCACGGACCTTGCCGCGCGCGGGTCGACCGGCGGATCGGCTGACGCTCGGGTTCACGTCCTGCGCCAATTTCGAACGCGGCTATTTCTCCGGCTACCGTCACCTGGCTGCCGAGCAGCCCGACCTCGTCCTGATGCTGGGCGATTACATCTACGAACAGGTCGAACAGAATCGCCCGGTGCTGCGCCGTCACAGCGACAACGCGGTGCCGACGACGCTCGATGGCTATCGACGGCGTTATGCGCAATACCGGCTGGATCCGGATCTGCAGAACCTGCATGCGACGGCACCGACGCTCGTCACCTGGGACGATCACGAGGTCGAAAACGACTATGCCGGCGATTGGTCGGAAAATTTTGCGCCGCCCGCGGCATTCGCGCGGCGCCGCCAGGCGGCCTATCGCGCCTTTTACGAACACATGCCGGTGCGCAACCGGCCGCACGCAGCCGGTCTCGATATCTATGACAGCGTGACGGTCGGCGATCTTGCGCGCGTCTCGCTGTTGGATGGCCGGCAATACCGCAGCCGCGGCGCCTGCTATGCGGCACCGGGTCAGGGCGGCGGGCATCAGGTCGACAGCCGCACCTGTCCCGAACTCATGGATCCCTCACGCTCGATGCTGGGCCTCCGGCAGGAACAATGGCTGGGCGGCAATCTTGCCACCTCGCCGGCACGGTGGAACATCGTGGCGCAAAACGTGATCATGGCCGAGCTTGACGCGCGTGACGCCGCTGGCACGGTCACGGCCTGGACGGATGCCTGGGACGGCTACCCATTGGCGCGGCGGCGCCTGTTGGAACAATTGACCCGGGCGCGCAATCCCGTGGTCTTCAGCGGCGACATCCATTCCTTCTGGAACAACGATCTGATGCTGGATGGCCGCACCGTCGCCAGCGAATTCGTGACCTCGTCGATCACCTCGGACGGGCCACCCCAGGCGCATCTCCAAGCCATGCTGGATGCGCATCCCCATGTCCATTTCGCCGAAAGCAGGAAGCGCGGCTATTCCCTGGTCGAAATGACGGGCGGCACGCTCACCAGCCATTTCCGCACCGTCAGCCATGTCGGCGATCCCCAGGCCAGTCTAGCCACGCTGCGCAGCTTCGTCATCGAGGACGGCCGGGTCGGTGCCGCGGCCGCGTAG
- a CDS encoding glycine cleavage system protein R, with protein sequence MHGTALISIICEDNPGLIAEVTGRLFDLGLNLGDTTFAVLGGGAEFTLVAKLPKGTSLSDVEKELRTLSLLKDAKLTVSNFQYRESHSEQAHITHRIEITGDDSPGLIARLSEALPKFGANIVRLNSESVPSESGARFLLRMALAVPAAKAATCMATIANTASQLNLKCHWQQVG encoded by the coding sequence ATGCACGGCACCGCGCTCATCTCCATCATCTGCGAGGACAATCCCGGCCTCATTGCCGAGGTCACGGGGCGGCTGTTCGATCTGGGCCTCAATCTGGGCGATACCACCTTTGCCGTCCTGGGCGGCGGCGCCGAATTCACCTTGGTGGCGAAGCTGCCCAAGGGGACGTCGCTCTCCGATGTTGAAAAGGAATTGCGAACCCTATCGCTCTTGAAGGACGCCAAGCTCACGGTCAGCAATTTCCAGTACCGCGAGAGTCACAGCGAACAGGCCCATATCACGCACCGGATCGAGATTACCGGCGACGACAGCCCCGGGCTGATCGCCCGCCTCTCGGAAGCCTTGCCCAAATTCGGTGCCAACATCGTGCGCCTCAATTCGGAATCGGTCCCCTCGGAATCCGGCGCCCGCTTCCTGCTGCGCATGGCGCTGGCGGTGCCGGCCGCCAAGGCCGCGACCTGCATGGCGACCATCGCCAACACTGCCTCGCAGCTCAATCTCAAATGCCATTGGCAGCAGGTCGGTTGA
- a CDS encoding bifunctional diguanylate cyclase/phosphodiesterase has protein sequence MSHRKRIRLIALIAAAYALGGSLWIVASDRLLANLQNDSFGSSFGTLKGLAFVGVTTALLAIALRFMPGNSEKDAAPLAPRSLWPSLVAIAALAVAVGLVAFTTYRLQIDSNKRDTLQNLQAVARLKVTGLSQWLADRRSDAESTGHDRLLQEAIHQWRRSGTEADRAVTLQALRDVKLSHGFARVNLMTGNGDLLLNTNPNEQLPLDLPEIARAANARHQTIFVDLYRDKADGAVHFGFAVPIATLDGADARGRDVILFDLHAADFIDPFLSGWPLPGKRGQLVLARRENDNVLVLNSLQDRPDSALRLIIPMAHRDAPVVQYLTRGEHQTEGVDYRGIPVLAAMLSVPRTEWILAAKIDVDAALAGVERRTIVVSISTLAGLIALIATIAYLWQSRRLQAALLVASARQATEIAEERFRATFEQAPVGIAHLAFDGRILRANAEYCRIKGQPLPALQEVGVIELSAPEDRARDLELLTSFRKGEIATYQGEHRGYRDDGTEVWFTVSISLVRDKAGQPDYLIDVITDITERKRSEKSLKRASTVFQNTQEGIVVTDAGGDILSVNPAFQAITGYSEAELIGKNMRVLQSGQHDRDFYRDMWQRIATEGSWQGEIWNRRKGGAPYPEFLTISTIKDETGQPMGYVGTFIDITGIKETESRLVHLAHHDALTGLPNRLLVMSRLEFAIQVSKRKKTSGAVMFLDLDRFKNVNDSLGHPAGDELLLAVTKRLGARLRASDTLARLGGDEFLILLQDVKNPSAVASLADAILLQFEEPFTLTGGHEVYIGTSIGISLFPEDGDQADEIVKNADAALYRAKEEGRGIYRFYTAALTDKANERLSMERRLRRALERDEFLLHYQPLIRIADRRIVGFEALARWQEPGNGLIPPGSFIPLAEETGIILPLGERVLRMACRQMKSWLDAGHDIATMAVNLSPRQFHLPDIDEIVSGILTETGLPAQYLELELTESALIEQGIGAEMRLAALRKLGVRVAIDDFGTGYSSLSYLKRFPINKLKVDQSFVRDIPSDPADMEITSAIIGLARNLRLDCIAEGVETEAQLDFLRQQDCDFAQGYLFSKPVPAADAESLLGHGIEMHAPMARSSF, from the coding sequence ATGAGTCATAGGAAACGCATCCGTCTCATTGCCCTCATTGCTGCCGCCTATGCACTGGGCGGCAGCCTGTGGATCGTCGCATCCGACCGCCTGCTCGCCAATCTCCAAAACGATTCATTCGGCAGTTCGTTCGGGACGCTTAAGGGTCTCGCCTTCGTCGGCGTGACGACGGCCTTGCTGGCCATCGCCCTGCGCTTCATGCCTGGCAATTCGGAGAAAGACGCAGCCCCCCTGGCACCGCGTTCCTTATGGCCATCGCTCGTCGCCATTGCCGCCCTCGCGGTGGCGGTGGGTCTGGTGGCCTTTACCACCTACCGCCTGCAGATCGACAGCAACAAGCGCGATACCCTGCAGAACCTGCAAGCTGTCGCGCGCCTCAAGGTCACCGGGCTGTCGCAATGGCTCGCCGATCGGCGCTCCGATGCTGAATCGACCGGGCACGATCGCCTGTTGCAGGAGGCCATCCACCAATGGCGACGTTCCGGCACCGAAGCCGATCGCGCCGTAACCCTTCAGGCGCTGCGTGACGTCAAGCTGTCGCATGGCTTTGCCCGGGTCAACCTGATGACCGGCAACGGCGACCTGCTTCTGAATACCAACCCCAACGAACAGCTGCCACTCGATCTGCCCGAGATCGCGCGCGCTGCCAATGCCAGGCACCAGACGATCTTTGTCGACCTCTACCGCGACAAGGCCGATGGGGCCGTGCATTTCGGATTTGCCGTGCCCATTGCGACGCTGGATGGCGCGGATGCCCGGGGACGCGATGTCATTCTTTTCGATCTCCATGCCGCTGATTTCATCGATCCATTTCTCAGCGGCTGGCCTCTGCCGGGCAAGCGGGGCCAGCTCGTCTTGGCACGACGCGAGAATGACAATGTGCTGGTGCTGAACTCGCTGCAGGACAGGCCGGACAGTGCGCTGCGCTTGATTATCCCAATGGCCCATCGTGACGCGCCGGTCGTCCAGTATCTCACGCGGGGCGAACACCAGACCGAGGGCGTCGATTATCGCGGGATACCGGTCCTGGCGGCGATGCTGTCGGTTCCGCGCACCGAATGGATTCTGGCCGCCAAGATCGACGTCGATGCCGCCCTCGCCGGCGTAGAGCGGCGGACCATCGTCGTCAGCATCTCGACATTGGCTGGACTCATCGCCCTTATCGCCACCATTGCCTATCTTTGGCAGAGCCGGCGCTTGCAGGCGGCTCTGCTCGTCGCCTCGGCCCGGCAGGCCACCGAAATCGCCGAGGAAAGATTTCGCGCAACTTTCGAACAGGCACCGGTCGGCATCGCGCATCTGGCTTTCGATGGACGCATTCTGCGGGCGAACGCCGAGTACTGCCGCATCAAAGGGCAGCCATTGCCGGCCCTTCAGGAAGTCGGCGTGATCGAGTTGAGTGCGCCCGAAGACCGGGCGCGCGACCTTGAATTGCTCACAAGTTTCAGGAAAGGCGAGATCGCGACCTATCAAGGTGAGCACCGCGGCTACCGGGACGACGGCACCGAGGTCTGGTTCACCGTTTCCATTTCGCTGGTACGCGACAAAGCCGGACAACCCGACTACCTCATCGACGTCATCACGGATATCACCGAGCGCAAAAGATCTGAAAAATCCCTCAAACGGGCCAGTACGGTCTTTCAGAATACGCAGGAAGGGATCGTGGTCACGGATGCCGGCGGTGACATTCTTTCCGTCAATCCCGCCTTCCAAGCGATCACCGGCTACAGCGAAGCCGAGCTGATCGGCAAGAACATGCGCGTCCTGCAGTCTGGCCAGCACGACCGCGACTTCTATCGCGACATGTGGCAGCGCATTGCCACCGAAGGCTCCTGGCAGGGCGAGATCTGGAACCGACGCAAGGGCGGGGCGCCCTACCCCGAGTTCCTGACCATATCCACCATCAAGGACGAAACCGGGCAGCCGATGGGATATGTCGGCACCTTCATCGACATAACCGGCATCAAGGAAACGGAATCGCGCCTGGTTCACCTTGCCCATCATGATGCGCTGACCGGCCTGCCCAATCGTCTCCTGGTTATGTCGCGGTTGGAATTCGCGATCCAGGTCTCCAAGCGCAAGAAGACCTCTGGCGCCGTCATGTTCCTGGATCTTGATCGCTTCAAGAACGTCAATGACAGTCTCGGCCATCCCGCCGGGGACGAATTGCTGCTGGCCGTCACCAAACGATTGGGCGCCCGGCTCCGGGCCAGCGATACCTTGGCAAGGCTCGGGGGCGACGAATTTCTAATCCTGCTGCAGGACGTCAAGAACCCCAGTGCCGTCGCTTCACTGGCCGACGCGATACTGCTTCAGTTCGAAGAGCCCTTCACCCTTACCGGCGGGCACGAAGTCTATATCGGGACCAGCATCGGCATCAGCCTGTTCCCCGAAGACGGCGACCAGGCGGACGAAATCGTCAAGAATGCCGACGCGGCGCTCTATCGCGCCAAGGAGGAAGGACGCGGGATCTACCGCTTCTATACTGCCGCACTAACCGACAAAGCCAATGAACGCCTCAGCATGGAACGCCGCCTGCGGCGGGCGCTCGAGCGCGACGAGTTCCTTCTTCACTACCAGCCGCTCATCCGCATTGCCGATCGGCGCATTGTCGGGTTCGAAGCCTTGGCGCGGTGGCAGGAACCTGGCAACGGCCTCATCCCGCCCGGCAGCTTCATCCCCTTGGCCGAAGAAACCGGCATCATCCTGCCCTTGGGCGAACGGGTGCTGCGGATGGCCTGCCGACAGATGAAAAGCTGGCTCGACGCCGGCCACGACATCGCCACCATGGCGGTCAACCTGTCACCGCGCCAGTTTCACTTGCCCGATATTGACGAGATCGTCAGCGGAATTTTGACTGAAACCGGGCTGCCAGCGCAGTATCTGGAACTGGAATTGACCGAAAGCGCGCTGATCGAACAGGGCATCGGCGCGGAAATGCGGCTCGCCGCCTTGCGCAAGCTCGGGGTGCGGGTTGCGATCGACGATTTCGGGACGGGCTACTCGTCGCTCTCTTATCTGAAGCGCTTCCCCATCAACAAGCTGAAGGTGGATCAGAGCTTCGTTCGCGACATCCCCAGCGACCCAGCCGACATGGAGATCACCTCGGCCATCATCGGCCTGGCGCGCAACCTGCGCCTCGATTGCATCGCTGAAGGCGTCGAAACGGAGGCGCAGCTCGACTTCCTGCGCCAACAGGACTGCGACTTCGCCCAGGGCTATCTATTCTCGAAGCCCGTGCCGGCAGCGGATGCGGAAAGTCTTCTGGGGCACGGTATCGAGATGCACGCGCCGATGGCCCGTTCATCATTCTGA
- a CDS encoding NAD(P)/FAD-dependent oxidoreductase yields the protein MTALTMQSFDVVIIGGGVVGSSAAYFLSTQPDFNGTIAVIEKDPTYAEAATPRSAGGVRLQFSTAENVLMGAFGASFIKSADEHLKVGNETSGVEFRENGYLFLATGAGLKTLLNNQRLQHELGAATELLNPRELQDSFPWLNTTDLAGGSFGPVNEGWTDPYSLLQAFKRKARSQGVTYLNNTVTNLTREGSRITAVTLASGETIACGCAINTAGCQGRNIAALAGIDLPVHSRKRFIYVFDCRDELEKVPLVIDPSGVWFRPEGAQFICGVSPEEHDDPESFDFELDYRLFEELIWPTLAHRVPSFEAIKLVRAWAGHYDYNVFDQNVIVGRAPGYDNFLLANGFSGHGLQQSPAIGRALSELVTFGQYRSLDLRRFGYDRLLTGAALREQNVV from the coding sequence GTGACTGCGCTTACAATGCAAAGCTTCGACGTCGTCATCATCGGTGGTGGGGTGGTCGGTTCCTCGGCGGCCTACTTCCTCAGCACGCAGCCCGATTTCAACGGCACCATCGCCGTCATCGAAAAGGACCCGACCTATGCCGAGGCGGCAACGCCCCGTTCGGCCGGCGGCGTCCGCCTCCAGTTCTCGACCGCTGAAAACGTGCTGATGGGCGCCTTCGGGGCCAGCTTCATCAAATCGGCCGACGAGCATCTCAAGGTCGGCAACGAAACCTCCGGCGTCGAGTTCCGCGAGAACGGCTATCTGTTCCTGGCGACCGGGGCCGGCCTCAAGACCCTCCTCAACAACCAGCGCCTGCAGCACGAATTAGGCGCCGCCACCGAACTCCTCAATCCGCGCGAACTCCAAGACAGCTTTCCCTGGCTCAACACGACGGATCTCGCCGGCGGCAGCTTCGGCCCGGTCAACGAAGGCTGGACCGACCCCTACAGCCTGCTCCAGGCCTTCAAGCGCAAGGCCCGTTCGCAGGGCGTGACCTATCTCAACAACACGGTGACGAATCTCACCCGCGAGGGCAGCCGCATCACGGCCGTCACGCTGGCCAGCGGCGAGACCATCGCCTGCGGCTGTGCCATCAACACCGCCGGTTGCCAGGGGCGCAATATCGCGGCCCTTGCCGGGATCGACCTGCCGGTGCATTCCAGGAAGCGGTTCATCTACGTCTTCGATTGCCGAGACGAGCTGGAAAAGGTGCCGCTGGTCATCGATCCCAGCGGCGTCTGGTTCCGTCCCGAGGGCGCACAGTTCATCTGCGGTGTCTCGCCGGAAGAACATGACGATCCTGAAAGCTTCGATTTCGAACTCGACTATCGCCTGTTCGAAGAGCTGATCTGGCCGACGCTGGCCCACCGCGTCCCCTCCTTCGAGGCGATCAAGCTGGTGCGCGCCTGGGCTGGTCATTACGACTACAACGTCTTCGACCAGAACGTGATCGTGGGCAGGGCGCCTGGCTATGACAATTTCCTCCTCGCCAACGGTTTCTCGGGCCATGGCCTGCAGCAATCGCCGGCGATCGGCCGGGCCTTGAGCGAACTGGTGACCTTCGGGCAGTATCGAAGCCTCGATCTCAGGCGCTTCGGCTACGACCGCCTGTTGACCGGTGCCGCCTTGCGCGAGCAGAACGTCGTTTAA
- a CDS encoding GreA/GreB family elongation factor, which yields MSRAFVKENDDQATELPERPQSPHPNLVTPHGLELLREQEAALEEQRGKLLADAHLLDKEQLLVVERDLRYVQERLVRAVVVDFEAQPQDAVDFGAVVETVDENDVKRHFQIVGEDEADPNADKLSWVSPIAQALKDAKVGDTVVWKRPVGNLELEVTGISYPKG from the coding sequence ATGAGTCGGGCGTTCGTGAAAGAAAATGATGATCAGGCAACGGAACTGCCGGAGCGGCCGCAAAGCCCGCACCCCAATCTGGTGACGCCCCATGGCCTGGAACTGCTGCGGGAGCAGGAGGCGGCGTTGGAAGAGCAGCGCGGCAAGCTGCTGGCCGACGCGCATCTCCTGGACAAGGAGCAGCTGCTGGTCGTCGAACGCGATCTGCGTTACGTCCAGGAACGTCTGGTGCGTGCGGTCGTGGTCGATTTCGAGGCCCAGCCGCAGGACGCCGTCGATTTCGGCGCGGTGGTGGAGACCGTCGACGAGAATGACGTGAAGCGGCATTTCCAGATCGTCGGCGAGGACGAGGCTGACCCCAATGCCGACAAGCTTTCCTGGGTCTCGCCCATTGCCCAGGCGCTGAAGGATGCTAAGGTCGGCGACACGGTCGTCTGGAAACGCCCGGTGGGTAATCTGGAGCTCGAAGTGACGGGCATTTCCTACCCCAAGGGGTAA
- a CDS encoding fatty acid desaturase family protein, with amino-acid sequence MIDRPITALETARFGRINRRLFGFYAASSLAAFFLLPLAVHLGGPVWAWALLPLALIANGYWATLHEAIHGQLFAGAEVNRRGGRVLAILWGSSFRLLRFGHLMHHRFNRHKLDRPDSYDPKRTGAGIARLRFFAEIFCGLYIIEVLTPLLYLLPRSVVGRIVRSLYSGDETPMPRLRSLAEQALAGPKGIAEIRQDALLSAALIALALLAWGPYWPAFAAFLLGRGFLVSFLDNVYHFHTPLDEVDYAYNLSLPRPLQALFLNMNMHRVHHRRMHLPWWQLPRQFTLEREHFDASLMRGALRQLTGPAPVATPPQR; translated from the coding sequence ATGATCGATCGACCCATCACCGCCCTGGAAACGGCCCGTTTCGGGCGCATCAACCGGCGGCTCTTCGGCTTCTACGCGGCGTCGAGCCTGGCGGCCTTCTTCCTTCTGCCGCTGGCCGTCCACCTGGGCGGCCCGGTCTGGGCCTGGGCCTTGCTGCCGCTTGCCCTCATTGCCAATGGCTATTGGGCGACCTTGCACGAGGCGATCCATGGTCAACTCTTCGCAGGCGCCGAGGTCAATCGGCGCGGCGGTCGGGTGCTTGCCATCCTGTGGGGATCGTCGTTCCGGCTGCTCCGCTTCGGGCATCTGATGCATCACCGCTTCAACCGCCACAAACTTGACCGTCCGGACAGTTATGATCCGAAGCGCACCGGCGCCGGCATCGCACGGCTGCGCTTCTTCGCGGAGATCTTCTGCGGGCTCTATATCATCGAGGTGCTGACACCGCTCCTCTATCTGCTGCCGCGGTCCGTGGTCGGGCGCATCGTCCGCAGTCTTTACAGCGGGGACGAGACGCCCATGCCGCGCCTCCGGTCGCTGGCCGAACAAGCCTTGGCCGGCCCCAAGGGGATCGCCGAAATCCGGCAGGACGCGTTGCTGTCGGCAGCGCTCATCGCCCTCGCCCTTCTGGCCTGGGGTCCCTATTGGCCGGCCTTCGCGGCCTTCCTGCTGGGGCGCGGTTTCCTCGTCTCATTCCTCGACAATGTCTACCACTTCCACACGCCCCTCGATGAGGTCGATTACGCCTATAACCTTTCCCTCCCGCGCCCGCTGCAGGCGCTGTTCCTCAACATGAACATGCACCGCGTCCACCACCGCAGGATGCATCTGCCCTGGTGGCAGCTGCCGCGGCAATTCACGCTGGAACGTGAGCATTTCGATGCATCGCTCATGCGCGGCGCCCTGCGACAGCTGACGGGACCGGCCCCTGTGGCGACACCGCCACAGCGCTGA